A genomic segment from uncultured Methanobrevibacter sp. encodes:
- a CDS encoding phage tail tube protein, whose product MGIRVVGIKEEARYGVAESAPDFHQEVSKAKASLNSTPNTKSSGSRMKKKARAGVYKPTANIEGEVDLKRIGHYLKAFLDNYHFTDGGSSPNTHEFWGGENNKLSSFTLWVTFDIFEKTIVGSLLDNFKMEVSDEYMKFTADFVYKTETSDEIDDMEDYAVKLIDGDWALMFYDVSVEIDESAPPGIVSSFSFEGKNNINVDKTIGLGSRGPQRKAAAQGRDITISFVSTLERETFELIQKAEYGEVGNGPSECKLCKIPLKLICNVCEDTTDRLEITFPECIFAVDYELSEADEIEVTFNLDAMGTGYATKLDGTRVLTDMYCRLVNDQPEIKSGEGVTSATVRLTVKDENEQPVSGNVAIVNRVTEESLEATTGSAGGCSFNDVAPGRYDVIVEGYEVVSGSIISVNDIDESFDITVEEIEED is encoded by the coding sequence ATGGGAATTCGTGTTGTAGGAATTAAGGAAGAGGCAAGGTATGGAGTTGCTGAGTCAGCGCCCGACTTCCATCAGGAAGTGAGCAAGGCAAAGGCTTCCCTGAACTCAACTCCAAACACAAAGTCAAGCGGATCAAGGATGAAGAAGAAGGCAAGGGCAGGTGTGTACAAGCCTACTGCCAACATCGAAGGTGAGGTTGACCTTAAGAGGATAGGGCACTATCTCAAGGCATTCCTGGACAACTATCACTTCACTGACGGAGGCTCCAGCCCCAACACCCATGAGTTCTGGGGAGGAGAGAACAACAAGTTGAGCAGCTTCACCCTTTGGGTTACTTTTGACATATTCGAGAAGACCATTGTGGGCTCCTTGCTTGACAACTTCAAGATGGAGGTTAGCGACGAGTACATGAAGTTCACTGCTGACTTTGTATACAAGACAGAGACAAGCGATGAGATTGATGACATGGAAGATTATGCAGTCAAGCTTATCGACGGAGATTGGGCATTGATGTTCTATGATGTTTCCGTTGAGATAGACGAGTCTGCACCTCCAGGAATCGTTTCAAGCTTCAGCTTTGAAGGAAAGAACAACATCAATGTCGACAAGACAATCGGATTGGGTAGCCGTGGTCCTCAAAGGAAAGCCGCTGCTCAAGGAAGGGACATAACCATTTCATTTGTTAGCACTTTGGAAAGGGAAACCTTTGAACTGATACAGAAAGCGGAATATGGTGAAGTCGGAAATGGACCGTCTGAATGCAAGCTTTGCAAGATTCCGTTAAAACTTATCTGCAATGTCTGTGAGGACACAACCGACAGGCTTGAGATCACATTCCCCGAGTGCATATTTGCGGTGGACTATGAGTTGAGCGAGGCTGACGAGATTGAGGTTACATTCAACTTGGACGCCATGGGAACAGGCTATGCCACAAAATTGGATGGAACCCGCGTATTGACAGACATGTATTGCAGGCTTGTGAATGACCAGCCTGAGATAAAGAGCGGTGAAGGTGTAACAAGCGCTACCGTAAGGCTTACAGTCAAGGACGAGAATGAACAGCCTGTATCAGGCAATGTTGCAATTGTCAACAGAGTTACTGAAGAAAGCCTTGAGGCAACCACAGGCAGTGCAGGAGGCTGTTCCTTCAATGATGTGGCTCCTGGAAGGTATGATGTGATTGTTGAAGGGTACGAGGTTGTTTCAGGAAGCATTATATCCGTAAATGACATTGACGAAAGCTTTGACATTACTGTTGAAGAGATTGAAGAGGATTAG
- a CDS encoding HK97 gp10 family phage protein, with the protein MQIDVEELKPLEPRFKKVAKRTVVLTANELQRNLKKLSPVDHGRLQGSWVIFQTGELERTVKSSAKYAIFVNDGTGLYGPFGHKIRPKNGKFLAFTPNKGKFKGKLVVVPWTRGQKPQRFVERSMEMTERRVQEFMIRAMMEMDS; encoded by the coding sequence TTGCAGATTGACGTTGAGGAACTCAAGCCATTGGAGCCAAGGTTCAAAAAGGTTGCTAAAAGGACAGTTGTGTTGACTGCAAATGAATTGCAGAGAAACCTCAAGAAGTTGAGTCCTGTGGATCATGGAAGGCTTCAGGGCTCTTGGGTAATCTTCCAGACAGGAGAATTGGAAAGGACTGTGAAAAGCAGTGCAAAGTATGCCATTTTCGTAAATGATGGAACAGGTCTGTACGGTCCTTTTGGTCATAAGATAAGACCTAAGAACGGAAAGTTCTTAGCCTTTACACCAAACAAAGGAAAGTTCAAGGGAAAGCTTGTTGTGGTTCCATGGACTAGAGGACAGAAGCCTCAGAGGTTTGTTGAGAGAAGCATGGAAATGACTGAAAGGAGAGTGCAGGAATTTATGATTAGGGCAATGATGGAGATGGACTCATGA
- a CDS encoding phage major capsid protein, translated as MGNEATLNQLVNEQEKAVFKSMRTDMETGKAVLNVEQLGYFLREATLDNTILRDADFKLMKSFKKHLNRVGINGRVLTNGYDVNGETDPEIPAADVDFGANELDVKKLKAMCEIEDDEKEDNMTQAQFEQTLLQMMGERIGEDLEYWALFADSEVARSDDPLLNTNDGWLKKCANHISSRSIAPSNGMFDIEDGPEAMFDAMIKALPPRFRKNRRMLKFYVPFEVEDAYRNILINRGTGLGDSAQIGFNALSYKGIPIEHCSTLDDEDGRGILGNRVCSMLTNPKNLAYGIWKNLSVEPERIAKNELTRYWFRIRGDVDYYFRNGAVVSVMNSSDAEALPELSRA; from the coding sequence ATGGGAAACGAAGCTACTTTAAACCAATTGGTAAACGAGCAGGAAAAGGCAGTCTTCAAGTCCATGAGGACTGACATGGAGACAGGAAAGGCTGTATTGAACGTCGAGCAGTTAGGTTACTTCCTCAGGGAAGCAACCTTGGACAATACAATTTTAAGAGATGCGGACTTCAAGCTGATGAAATCTTTCAAGAAGCATCTCAACAGGGTAGGAATAAACGGAAGAGTCCTCACAAACGGTTATGACGTGAACGGCGAGACCGACCCTGAGATTCCTGCGGCTGACGTCGACTTCGGAGCAAACGAATTGGACGTCAAGAAGCTCAAGGCAATGTGCGAAATCGAGGATGACGAGAAGGAGGACAACATGACACAAGCCCAATTCGAGCAGACCCTTCTCCAGATGATGGGAGAAAGGATTGGGGAGGACTTGGAATACTGGGCATTGTTTGCTGACAGCGAAGTTGCAAGAAGCGACGATCCTCTTCTCAACACAAATGACGGATGGCTCAAGAAATGCGCAAACCACATATCCAGCAGGTCAATAGCTCCTAGCAATGGAATGTTTGACATTGAGGACGGTCCTGAAGCGATGTTCGACGCAATGATTAAGGCATTGCCTCCAAGATTCAGGAAAAACAGGAGAATGCTCAAGTTCTATGTTCCTTTTGAAGTCGAGGACGCATACAGGAACATCCTCATAAACAGAGGAACTGGCTTGGGTGATTCCGCACAGATAGGGTTCAATGCCTTGTCCTACAAGGGAATACCTATTGAGCATTGCTCCACCTTGGATGATGAGGACGGAAGGGGAATACTGGGCAACAGGGTATGCTCCATGCTCACAAACCCTAAGAACTTGGCTTACGGAATATGGAAGAATCTTTCTGTAGAGCCTGAAAGGATTGCCAAGAACGAGCTCACAAGATACTGGTTCCGTATCCGCGGCGATGTGGACTACTACTTCCGTAACGGAGCAGTTGTAAGCGTAATGAATTCAAGCGATGCGGAGGCGTTGCCTGAACTCTCCAGAGCATAA